The DNA region TATAGTATATAAGAGGTATACTGTTTTGTGTCTTACCATAGGAGATTCTAATGGAAGTGGTTTATCTTTTTCATGAGAATGGTAAGGTTAGGATTCCCTTTTATGATTACGATCCTAAGTTGTTTGAAAAATTCAGGGCAACCAAGCTCGGGTTTTGGGATCATTCTACTCACCAATATATAGTAAAAGCCAATTCTCCAGGCCATACCAAACTTCCGGAACTCCTTCATGGGAGACCCTATGTTGAAGTCGACCGAAGCCCCGAAGAGCCCCTAGTGATCAGTAATGTTTTTAGAATGGACGCACTGGAAAGTTCTGACGGAATAGAAATCGAAGCCAAACAAACTGCCGTTAACCATCATTCGACGGTTCCCATACCGCTCCCGGAACTATTCACATCTGATTGGGAAGAAAAACTAACCGTCGAACTTCATTCAAGAAAATATAGCCCACGGACTATTCGAAGTTATATCCAGTATAATAAATCGTTTTGCAAGTTCATTCAAAAGAGCCCCGATCATATTGGAAGTACCGACGTTAAATCATATGCGGCTTATTTAGATAGCTCCCTTTTCCTTTCGAGCTCCACGATGAATTTAGCAATCAGCGCCCTGAAATTTTTCTATCATAATGTACTTCAAAAAAATATCCTGGAAGAACAACACCGCCCCAAACTTGATCAACGCCTCCCGGCTATATTATCAAAATCGGAGATTAATGTCATGCTGGAAGGCGAAAAAAATTCTAAGCACCGGTTACTCATAATGCTTGCCTATTCTTCAGGGCTGCGGGTAAGCGAAGTAGTATCGCTAAAAAAAAGCCACGTTGATTTTACCCGGAAGGTGATCTATATTCGTTCCGGAAAAGGCCGAAAGGACCGCAACTCAATCTTATCTGACCGCGCAGCATCCTTTATAAGTGAATATGTTTCCGTTTACGGGATTGAGAATTGGCTTTTTCCAGGGATAAAACCCGGCAGCCATCTTTCAATCCGTTCTGCGCAAAACATATTCAACAAGGCCGTGTTAAAGGTAGGCATCCAAAAGGATGTTTCTATTCACAGTCTTCGCCATGCTTTCGCCACCCATCTCCTCGAAAATGGTGTGGACATAAAATACATCCAGGAGCTCCTCGGCCACGCCTTCCTTAAAACAACCGAACGTTATACCCACGTAGCCCGCCGCAGTGCCCTTAAGATAAAAAGTCCCCTCGACGATTTCGGCCCGGATGATGACTGATTTTCTTATCTTCTGCAAACATTCTTCCTGCGGATATAACACGCAATTCTATGCGTGTTATATCCGCAGGAAGAGTATAACCTGTGTACGCATATTATCATTGTTTGGGGATATTATACGCAATTCGCATAAAAGGAGTTATGCGAAATACACCCCAACGTTTGTTGAAAAGATAAACCAATAAAATTATAAATAAAATGGATTGACTAAAATCAATAACGGAATATAATAATAAACAAAATAATGGAAAAATTATGGAAGACAAAACAATAGAATATTTGAATAAGTATTTTGACAAAGATTTTAGAGTTACGCCGATGGCTCCAGATAAATATACATTAAATGATATAGAAAATATTGAAGAAACATTGGGTATAAAATTCCCCGAAGAATATAAAGCACATATTTTAGGGGCATTCCCGGGAATGTATGTTGAAATAATAGAAAAAGTATGGCCAAGGCCAAAATTATATGACGTAGGGCCTTTTTGGACATTTCTATACGGAATACATACATATTCCGGATCAAAAAATAGCGAAGATTGGATGAGGCTTGAAATTATAGGAAAAGAATTCATTGAAGAAACGGAAATTAAAGCAGTACCGGTACTAAAGATAATAGGAAATGAAGATTTATATTGTGTGAATGAAGAAGGAAAAATAGTACAATATAACCATGAAGAAAATATTATTGAAGAAATAAATATGAATTTTTGGGAATTATTGGATAAAGAATTAATGGAATTAAAAGAAGGGAAAGAAAAGAAGATTAAAGAAAATAGGAAAAATAAAATGTAAAGAGGGGTGTACTGCGCATAACAGGTCTGTATGCGTTCCGGGCCTTCGGCCCTCCAGGGGTTCCACTCGCCTAGGTCAGCTTCGCTTCCCACGGCTCACTCCACCCAAAGTTTTTTGGCGCAAAATTGCTGCGCAATTTTCTTATCGCGCCAAAAAACCTTCGCATACAGCCGGAACGTTATATGAAACGCCCATTGAAATTATTTGCAAAATAGTTTACCATGTTGTAAAGGAAGATAAGCATGAACTTAATAGATTATTTGAAAGATATTAATAAATCAGGTTGTATACAATTACCTAATGGTAGAGACAAAACAATCAAATTATTTTTTACAAATTGTATTAAAAATACATTGCCTAAAAAAGAAATTCTCTGTCAATGGGATAGTTTATTAAACACTTATGTCAATGAACCGAAAGCAATATATTTTATTCGTAGACATCATACTGATTCAAATAATAATTGGAATAATATTCGAAGAGGTTTTTATACAAAATATAATAATGATTTTTGTTATGTATTTTGTGATAATTATTTGGCTCATTATTTTTATATTATGGCTATTAATCAATATGTGCCAGATTATAAAGATTTTTATGACGTAATGACAACCAGGCAATTCCCTTATGGATTTAGAAATACTAAAGAGGAAATTCCATACCAGGCATTTAAAATAGGTAAAAGTGTAAATATTAATAATAATGGCTGGAAATTGGCACATATTTTTTCTGTAAATGACAATTACAATTTTGATTATGAAGAAGATTCTAAAATATTATTTCCTCTTGGAATCCAAGATGAATGGAAAATATACAATGGTTCAAATTATCCTTATAGAAAAATTGACAATGATATAGATTCTGTTGATAAAAGTAAAATGAAAGCACATTTTTTACGGCTTGTTCATCCGATTAATTACTTTTTGGTTCCACAGCGAAAGAATGAAACAGATGTTGTAAGTAACAATAATATAGGGGAATATAAAGAATTATTACAATATATGTATTTATATATGCAAGAAAAATATAAAAATATATTTGAAACGTATCAAAAAAACATTTTACTTGATAATTCATATAATACTATTAGGTCAAGCAACTTGGGTGATATAGAGATAGGTATTGAATATGGTTTACAAATAAAAACTACTTCTTCAGTTGTAATGGCAAATGCAAATCAAGTATATAATGAAAGTGATATTATTCGGGCATATTTAAAAGATGGTTTAAGTTTTAGAAAAATTGAGAGCATTATAATGTGTATTAATTCTAAAAATAGGAGAGGCGGATGGGTAACAAAAACAATACTAAATAACTTAGGTATTGAAAACAAACACAAAGGAATATTAAAGAATAAAACTGTTTCTGCAGAAATATTAACTGCTACTGGCAAATATAAACAAACATTAGTGAAATATAAGAATATATTGTAAAGCAATGGGCGCATCATATAACAGGCTGTATACGGTTCGTCGCTTCGCTCCTCCGGTTTCGGTCGCCTAGGTCGTTTCACTCCCACGGCTCTCTCAACCACATTTGGGCGGCACGCATTGCTGCGCAATGCTTTATAGTGCCGCCCAAACGTCGTAAACAGCCGGGTCGTTATGTGCAATAGGGGCTAAAATATTTTAAAATATTGTAAAAAATGGTTGACAAAATAAGCTGGTAAAAATAATATATCATACGGAAGATTAAAGTGGTTTATATGAAAGAGAAAATTATTCAGGCAATTAAAGAATTTGTGATAAATGATAAAGAAAACTGGTTTACTGAAACCAATGATCATTTTTTCGATGAACCGCTTATACAATTTGCATCAGCGGATAATTCTCTTTTTTTTAATTATAAGGAAATAATTGGTTCAGAACATTTAACCCCAAAAGAAGCCTATGAAATGACTTATGGAAAAGATAGTTTTCAAAATGGAACTGTTATCAGTGTTGTATTGCCTATAAATGAAAAAATCAGGAAAAGTAATAGAAAACAAAAAGATTGGCCGTCTAAAGAATGGGTGTTGACCCGTACCTTTATCCAACCATCTTCCAACAGTGACGGTATAACAAAAAAATTGGACGGTTTATGGAATCTCTGTTATCCAGTTTAGGATATAAAGCGGTTTCACCTTGGGCGGCCACTTGGTTTAAAACCTATACAACTCCAGCTGGATTTAGTTCAATTTGGTCAGAACGTCATATTGCATATGCGGCTGGCCTTGGTACTTTTAGCCTAAATGACGGATTTATTACGGAAAAGGGAATGGCTGTTCGCCTTATTTCTGTAGTAACAGATTTAACGGTTGAAGCAGATAAAATAAAGGCAAAAGATTATAGGGAAAATTGCCTATTTTGTAGTAGAAGCAAATGCGGAGCCTGTATTAAAAGGTGTCCGATAAATGCCATTACTGAAAAAGGCCATGAAAAATTAAATGTTTTCAATATGTCTACGGAGAAGAAGCAAGTAAATTGGCGATTTCTTATGGGGGAGATGCAAAGGCAGGTTCTGGGTGCGGATTATGTCAAACAGGTGTTCCATGTGAAGATAAAAATCCTAATATGAATTTTGAATAAATAAAAATAGTGGGGTACGCCCCTACTGCACATAACAGGTCTGTATACGCTTCGTCGCTTCGCTCCTCGGGGTTCCGTTTCGCTAGGTCACTTCGTTCCCACGCTCCACTCCACCCAAAGTTTTTATGGCGCAAAACTGCTTCGCAGTTTTTTTATCGCGCCATAAAAACCTTCATATACATTCGCCACCCCGTCTATTTGACTAAACCCTAGTGGGATTTATAAGGATATTTTATTGTGTCATAAGGAATTAGTCAATACCCATGTAAGATTAAGAGGAATTAAGAAAGACCGAAAAGGACAGGTATTTGATGTCTTTTCTGATGTCTTTAAGGGGCATTTAATCTTAGCGTTCTAATTAAATATGATATTTTGATCATACCAATATAGTAAAATGATTAAATATAATATGTGCGTCCTTTTATTAAAATATACATCTCTTTAGTTCTGCATAGACATTCATATCACTTGAAATTACTTTAGCTAATTCTAGTTTAAATCTCTCTTCATTAATATTATGTGTAATGCCGCAGATATTTTTTATTTTTCCTATACTATCTTTTACATTTTGATTGTTGATATCAGTAATATAAGTATCATATTCAAATTTGTTAAATATCAATCCTTCTTGGGAACAATATTTTATTAATACTTCTTTATCAAATAAATAATTTTCTATTTCCCATCTTTCTAATAATCTGTGATTCTTTGGATTTGTTTCCAAATACCTTCTCCGATTTTCTATATCTGTAATCTTTCCAGATGCCATATCTCTATCCTTTAAAACCAATATTTCCAAATCAACAAAAACTTTAGATAAAATTGAAATCGCAATATCACTTCTTTTATCAAGTTCAGTATTACCACCACTTGAGATAAATAAAGTCTCTGGATATGTCTCTGAAAATATTAAATTAAAAACTTTTGCATCAAACCCTTTTTCTATCCCGTGTTCTCCTGGTCTATCCTTTCCTTCGCAATAAATTATTCGTTCGGGACTTAATAAACCTACAAGATCTTCCAAAGCTGTTTTAAATATTCTTTGCCAATTAAATCGAGTGGTGCGCATAGGCTCAATAATATTTATCCCTGTAAAATAATCTTTTTCAGAAAAATCCAATATTTGAGATTTGTTATATAGTTCAGTTTGTACAGCCCTTAAAAACCCTATACTATGAGTTGCAATCCATAATTGACAATTATCCGGAATTAATTTTTCAATATTAATTAATAATTTTCGTTGTATAGCTGTATTCAAATGCAGTTCTGGTTCATCAATACAAAATACAGTATCATTGTAATCGTTCGTTTTTAGTAGTAGGTCCAGTATAATATCTACAACCTCTTTCTCACCCGATGACAAATTTGCATATGGGAAATCCTTTGTATTTCCTTTTTCAAAATATAATTGCCCTTTATTTGCCAGAATATTACCAAGATTTGATATTTTAATATCTAAAATATCTTTAAGTATATTATTTATTGAACCAATCAATTCTTCTTTTACTTGAATTCCTGTTTTGCTACCTTCAAAGAAATCTGAATAAGCAACGCCTAATAGTCTTTTATAATTTGATTCAAGCCTTTTGTCCAATGTAATTAAACTTATTGGATCATCATTAGTATTAAAAACAGATGGTAAGGGTTTTAATTCCTTTATATCAAACTTTGAAGTAAAACGATATGCAGTACGAATATAAAAACTCTTTCTTGAAAAATTATTAGTTTCATTCGAAGTAAATATTTTAATTGATTCATTTTTATCATACACATCTTTTTTAAGAGTTTCATCAAGATAAAAAAATGATTTTGAATAAAATTGCATATCTTCTTGTCCATGGTTTCTAAAGTCTTTTTCTTTCTCCTCAAAAGCATCAAAGATTGAACTTTTGCCACATCCATTAGGCCCTACTAATACAATAATTTTTGCAGGATTATCTCCTAAATTTATCGTTAAATTATCAAAGCGCTTAAATTCCTTAAGTATGACTTTTTTCACCCGCATTATTATTTCCTTAAAGACTATTTAATAATATTATTCAAATGATGTAAAGAGGGTCTTCAGGATAAAACTGTATCGGCAAAGTGGCGAAAAAACTCTGTCTTCTCGCTAAACACCGCCATAATCAAAAACTTTCTGGTTTTTCATCCTACCTACCTCGGCATACTATCGATGTTATTCCCCATTGGCTATATATAAACCGTGGGGAACTCATAGTACTAAGCCCACCCAGGGCCGCTTCTTCCATCGAGCTAAGAGTACTCCGGTGGTGGTTTATGGACGGCCTATATTGTCCCTCCCCCTCGCCGCCGGGCTTCCCCCTCTACAAGAGACATAGGAGGGGTTTACTCCCGCCGCTCCCTGCGGTCGCTCTGGTCGTAAACCCGTCCTTCAACGACTCAAAGGGGGAGGGACAGCCCCCGGCCGTAGCCGGGGGCCGAGCGGAAGAAAAAAACGCAAACGTCCATGTTTGCGTTTTTTTCCGTTCAAGGCGGCGTCCTGCCGCCCCGTCCATAAACCACCACAGCGGGGCGTACTTCGCCCACCCAGCTTTTCGGTTTCCCAACAAAGCCCATTGTAGTTCGCCCCACGGCTGACGTGAAATGAAAACCCCGCCGCTGATAAAAGCCCTCTCCCCACCTTCGCAAACCGCTACCTTTATCGGCAAAGACCGCCACCCCTCCAGACCCTGCGGGTCCTCCGGGTAGGCGGCATAAGTCCACAGCGGAAGCCTTCTCCCCCAATTCCCTGACCGCCGCTTTCTTCCCCTGCACCGGGGCCGATGGTGTGTAGTGAATCCTGGTCCCTCCGTAAAACCCGCCCACCCTTTCAGGGAGAGCGGGCCGATACCCCGAATACCACCGCCGCCGCCGATGGGTGAACCGCCCCCTCCGGGGGCGGCGCGATAAGCAGCCCAATGAATGACAAATGACAATTCAAATTTCGAATTCCGGGAAGTCCCTAAATAAGATTAAGACATAGCTATTTACTTTTTCTTATTGTCATAATAGTCATAAAAGAAATAAAAAGGGGTAAAAATAGTTATCAATAATAATAGGTATCTGAAAATACCTATCAAAATCAATGACAGAAACCCCTCGAAAAAAGCCTGTTTTTCTGTCATTTATGACAAACCGTTCCGTCATTTTTACAAACCCGATAACAACCATCCTACAACCGAGGTGAGCGCGCTCAGCCGCTTAAAATGCCTGTTTTTGCACATACCAAATTCAAATCATGTTCCAGGCAAAAATCGGACCACAACCCGCATAAAGAAAAAGCTCTGCCGCCTACTTAATAGCAACAGAGCATACAACAAAAACACCTGAATAATACCGCCCCTGTTTTCACAGCCCAACCCAAAGGGGGCGCACGGGGGGCAAAGCCCAAGGCC from Treponema primitia ZAS-2 includes:
- a CDS encoding AAA family ATPase, whose protein sequence is MRVKKVILKEFKRFDNLTINLGDNPAKIIVLVGPNGCGKSSIFDAFEEKEKDFRNHGQEDMQFYSKSFFYLDETLKKDVYDKNESIKIFTSNETNNFSRKSFYIRTAYRFTSKFDIKELKPLPSVFNTNDDPISLITLDKRLESNYKRLLGVAYSDFFEGSKTGIQVKEELIGSINNILKDILDIKISNLGNILANKGQLYFEKGNTKDFPYANLSSGEKEVVDIILDLLLKTNDYNDTVFCIDEPELHLNTAIQRKLLINIEKLIPDNCQLWIATHSIGFLRAVQTELYNKSQILDFSEKDYFTGINIIEPMRTTRFNWQRIFKTALEDLVGLLSPERIIYCEGKDRPGEHGIEKGFDAKVFNLIFSETYPETLFISSGGNTELDKRSDIAISILSKVFVDLEILVLKDRDMASGKITDIENRRRYLETNPKNHRLLERWEIENYLFDKEVLIKYCSQEGLIFNKFEYDTYITDINNQNVKDSIGKIKNICGITHNINEERFKLELAKVISSDMNVYAELKRCIF
- a CDS encoding tyrosine-type recombinase/integrase, which codes for MEVVYLFHENGKVRIPFYDYDPKLFEKFRATKLGFWDHSTHQYIVKANSPGHTKLPELLHGRPYVEVDRSPEEPLVISNVFRMDALESSDGIEIEAKQTAVNHHSTVPIPLPELFTSDWEEKLTVELHSRKYSPRTIRSYIQYNKSFCKFIQKSPDHIGSTDVKSYAAYLDSSLFLSSSTMNLAISALKFFYHNVLQKNILEEQHRPKLDQRLPAILSKSEINVMLEGEKNSKHRLLIMLAYSSGLRVSEVVSLKKSHVDFTRKVIYIRSGKGRKDRNSILSDRAASFISEYVSVYGIENWLFPGIKPGSHLSIRSAQNIFNKAVLKVGIQKDVSIHSLRHAFATHLLENGVDIKYIQELLGHAFLKTTERYTHVARRSALKIKSPLDDFGPDDD
- a CDS encoding SMI1/KNR4 family protein, with the protein product MEDKTIEYLNKYFDKDFRVTPMAPDKYTLNDIENIEETLGIKFPEEYKAHILGAFPGMYVEIIEKVWPRPKLYDVGPFWTFLYGIHTYSGSKNSEDWMRLEIIGKEFIEETEIKAVPVLKIIGNEDLYCVNEEGKIVQYNHEENIIEEINMNFWELLDKELMELKEGKEKKIKENRKNKM